One stretch of Lysobacter sp. TY2-98 DNA includes these proteins:
- a CDS encoding AI-2E family transporter: MDNAAPLEDIARFLRRLQWAAVVVAALWLLGMLAPVLTPFVIAALLGWLGDPVVDRLEARGLSRGAAVGIVFSVMTLIFVLVLLLALPIVQRQVLTLVDSLPTYSAWIGSTLVPWVEAHTRIDVDRYLDVGYLTNLVREHWQSASGIAATVLGYVTRSGSMLIGILVNAVLVPVLAFFFLRDWDALVARIASLIPPRHLPVVTRLAKESDAVLGGFLRGQFMVMLILGVMYAVGLEIVGLDLGILIGMVAGMLTFVPYVGPASLLTFGGIAALVQFGDWQHFGGVLIVFVVGQLLESYWLTPKFVGNRIGLHPMAVIFAVLAGGQLFGFLGMLLALPLAAVVNVLLRYAQERYRASRLYGAEPSPIVIVESSPGAESGPG, from the coding sequence ATGGACAACGCCGCGCCGCTGGAGGACATCGCACGTTTCCTGCGACGCCTGCAGTGGGCGGCGGTCGTCGTTGCCGCGTTGTGGTTGCTCGGCATGCTGGCGCCGGTGCTCACGCCGTTCGTGATCGCCGCGCTGCTGGGCTGGCTGGGCGATCCCGTGGTCGACCGCCTCGAAGCGCGTGGGCTCTCGCGCGGTGCGGCGGTCGGCATCGTCTTCAGCGTGATGACGCTGATCTTCGTGCTCGTACTGCTCCTGGCGTTGCCGATCGTGCAGCGCCAAGTGCTGACGCTGGTCGATTCGCTGCCGACGTACAGCGCATGGATCGGCAGCACGCTGGTGCCGTGGGTCGAAGCGCATACGCGCATCGACGTCGACCGCTATCTCGACGTCGGCTACCTGACCAATCTCGTGCGTGAGCACTGGCAGAGCGCCAGTGGCATCGCGGCGACGGTCCTCGGCTACGTGACGCGTTCGGGCTCGATGCTCATCGGCATTCTCGTCAACGCGGTGCTGGTGCCGGTGCTCGCGTTCTTCTTCCTGCGCGATTGGGATGCGCTGGTCGCACGCATCGCTTCGCTGATTCCGCCGCGTCACCTGCCGGTCGTCACGCGCCTGGCGAAGGAGTCCGACGCGGTGCTCGGCGGCTTCCTGCGCGGGCAGTTCATGGTGATGCTGATCCTCGGCGTCATGTATGCGGTGGGTCTGGAAATCGTCGGGCTCGACCTCGGCATCCTGATCGGCATGGTCGCCGGCATGCTCACGTTCGTGCCCTATGTTGGGCCGGCGAGCCTGCTGACGTTCGGCGGCATCGCTGCGCTGGTGCAGTTCGGCGACTGGCAGCATTTCGGCGGTGTGCTCATCGTGTTCGTCGTCGGCCAGCTTCTCGAAAGCTACTGGTTGACGCCAAAGTTCGTCGGCAACCGCATTGGCCTGCATCCGATGGCGGTGATCTTCGCGGTGCTCGCAGGGGGCCAACTGTTCGGTTTCCTCGGCATGCTGCTGGCGCTGCCGTTGGCGGCTGTGGTCAACGTGTTGCTGCGCTATGCGCAGGAGCGCTATCGCGCGAGCCGCCTCTACGGCGCCGAGCCGTCGCCGATCGTGATCGTCGAATCGTCGCCGGGCGCGGAGTCCGGCCCCGGCTGA
- the hda gene encoding DnaA regulatory inactivator Hda: METPRHVPQLPLALRSPPDQRLETFVGAPDGAIALLDACASGGANDWVFVSGPTGAGKTHLLLGACARAMAAQRRPAYLSLTSAAGRLRDALQAFEGMDLVTLDDLDAIAGHRDDEVALFDFHNRARSQGANVVYTATARPDALSLVLPDLRSRLGQCIGVPLAPLDDDGRRDVLRQRAQRRGLGVDDAALDWLMRRVGRDLGSLTQLFDQLDRAALAAQRRLTVPFLRETLGREPDARPDS, translated from the coding sequence ATGGAGACGCCGCGTCACGTGCCGCAGCTGCCGCTGGCGCTGCGGTCGCCGCCGGATCAGCGGCTCGAAACGTTCGTAGGCGCGCCGGACGGCGCGATCGCCTTGCTCGATGCGTGTGCGTCGGGCGGGGCCAACGACTGGGTGTTCGTCAGCGGCCCGACCGGCGCCGGCAAGACGCATCTGCTGCTCGGCGCCTGCGCGCGCGCGATGGCGGCACAGCGACGTCCTGCCTATCTCTCGCTGACGAGTGCCGCCGGGCGACTGCGCGATGCGCTCCAGGCGTTCGAAGGGATGGACCTGGTGACGCTCGACGACCTCGACGCGATCGCTGGCCATCGCGACGACGAGGTCGCGCTGTTCGATTTCCACAACCGTGCACGATCGCAGGGCGCGAACGTCGTCTACACGGCGACGGCGCGTCCCGACGCGCTGTCACTCGTGCTGCCGGACCTGCGTTCGCGGCTGGGCCAGTGCATCGGCGTTCCCTTGGCGCCGCTGGACGACGACGGACGGCGCGACGTCCTGCGACAGCGCGCACAGCGCCGCGGCCTCGGCGTCGACGACGCTGCGCTGGACTGGCTGATGCGCCGCGTCGGACGCGACCTCGGCAGTCTCACGCAGTTGTTCGACCAGCTTGATCGCGCGGCCCTTGCCGCGCAGCGCCGCCTCACCGTGCCATTCCTGCGCGAAACGCTCGGTCGCGAGCCGGACGCGCGCCCCGACTCCTGA
- the murU gene encoding N-acetylmuramate alpha-1-phosphate uridylyltransferase MurU — translation MKALVLAAGLGERMRPLTLTTPKPLLEAGGKPLIAWHLEKLAAIGVDEVIVNTSWLAPKFGETLGDGRRFGLRLRYVYEGPTPLETGGGMWNALAELAPDGAPFIAVNGDIWTDYDFTKLPRDPDGLAHLVLVDNPAHNEGGDFALDGPLVRSEGVPRYTFSGIGVYRRELFDGWRAIIGDAPGANDTPPRFKLAPLLRVAMREEDVTGEHHHGAWTDVGTPERLQTLDAALRGG, via the coding sequence ATGAAGGCGCTCGTCCTGGCCGCAGGCCTCGGCGAGCGCATGCGCCCGCTCACGCTCACCACGCCCAAGCCGTTGCTCGAAGCCGGCGGCAAACCGCTGATCGCGTGGCACCTCGAAAAGCTCGCCGCGATCGGCGTCGACGAGGTCATTGTCAACACCAGCTGGCTCGCCCCGAAGTTCGGGGAAACGCTCGGCGACGGCCGCCGCTTCGGCCTGCGCCTGCGCTACGTCTATGAAGGACCCACGCCGCTAGAAACCGGCGGCGGCATGTGGAACGCGCTGGCCGAGCTCGCGCCGGACGGTGCACCCTTCATCGCGGTCAATGGCGACATCTGGACCGACTACGACTTCACGAAGCTTCCTCGCGATCCAGACGGCCTCGCACACCTCGTGCTCGTCGACAACCCGGCACACAACGAAGGCGGCGACTTCGCGCTCGACGGTCCCCTCGTGCGCAGCGAAGGCGTGCCGCGCTACACGTTCTCCGGCATCGGCGTGTACCGCCGCGAGCTGTTCGACGGCTGGCGCGCGATCATCGGCGATGCGCCGGGCGCGAACGACACGCCGCCCCGTTTCAAGCTGGCACCGCTGCTGCGCGTGGCGATGCGCGAGGAAGACGTCACCGGCGAACACCACCACGGTGCATGGACCGACGTCGGCACGCCCGAACGCCTGCAGACCCTGGACGCCGCGCTGCGCGGGGGTTGA
- a CDS encoding phosphotransferase translates to MTSSSNPAREQTRLDWARSATGHGHIDLVAASADAGFRSYWRTVGESPTRIVMDSPPDKEDVRPWLALRDVLEAGGVRVPRVLARDVEHGFLLLEDLGAQTYLHVIADTNADELFDDAVTQLLKIQAITPPADLPHYDEALLTRELRLFDEWFLTRHLGHELDCDDQENLDAAYRVLIDAALAQPKVLVHRDFMPRNLMPTDDRYGPAVLDFQDAVVGPVAYDALSLFKDAFLSWPEARVDAWLVDYHRRATEAGLPVPAFARFRRDADLIGVQRHLKVLGIFARLNHRDHKPKYLEDAPRFVAYLDGVLPRYPELAPLARVIERRVRPHFA, encoded by the coding sequence ATGACGTCCAGCAGCAACCCGGCGCGTGAACAGACGCGCCTCGACTGGGCCCGGTCCGCGACCGGCCACGGCCACATCGACCTGGTCGCCGCCTCGGCGGACGCCGGTTTCCGCAGCTACTGGCGCACCGTCGGCGAATCGCCGACGCGCATCGTCATGGATTCGCCGCCCGACAAGGAGGACGTGCGCCCCTGGCTCGCGCTGCGCGACGTGCTCGAAGCCGGCGGCGTGCGCGTTCCGCGCGTGCTCGCGCGCGACGTCGAGCACGGGTTCCTGCTGCTGGAGGATCTCGGCGCGCAGACTTACCTGCACGTCATCGCCGACACGAACGCCGACGAGCTCTTCGACGACGCGGTGACACAGCTGCTGAAAATCCAGGCGATCACGCCACCCGCCGACCTTCCGCACTACGACGAAGCACTGCTCACGCGCGAACTGCGCCTGTTCGACGAGTGGTTCCTCACGCGCCATCTCGGCCACGAACTCGACTGCGACGATCAGGAAAATCTCGACGCCGCCTATCGCGTGCTGATCGATGCCGCGCTCGCGCAGCCGAAGGTGCTGGTGCATCGCGACTTCATGCCGCGCAACCTGATGCCGACGGACGATCGCTACGGCCCCGCCGTGCTGGACTTCCAGGACGCCGTCGTCGGCCCCGTCGCGTACGACGCGCTCAGCCTGTTCAAGGACGCATTCCTGAGTTGGCCCGAGGCGCGCGTCGATGCGTGGCTGGTCGACTACCACCGCCGTGCGACGGAAGCCGGCCTGCCGGTGCCTGCCTTCGCGCGCTTTCGTCGCGACGCCGACCTGATCGGCGTGCAGCGCCACCTCAAGGTGCTCGGCATCTTCGCGCGCCTCAACCATCGCGATCACAAGCCGAAGTACCTCGAAGACGCGCCGCGCTTCGTCGCGTACCTCGACGGCGTGCTGCCGCGCTACCCGGAACTCGCGCCGCTCGCGCGCGTGATCGAGCGCCGCGTGCGCCCGCACTTCGCATGA
- the cysK gene encoding cysteine synthase A → MALYDSILDTVGSTPIVRLHRIAPKNVTLYAKVESFNPGGSVKDRLALAIVLDAEQRGLLKPGDTIVEATSGNTGIALAMVAAARGYKFVAVMSDSFSIERRKLMRVYGARVILTPAAERGTGMVRKAKELADKHGWFLARQFENEANPAYHRNTTGPEILRDFAGQRLDYFVTGWGTGGTMTGAGQVLKLARPGIKVIAAEPAGAALLSGDQWQPHKIQGWTPDFVPEVLDRSIADDILKIDDVLARDTARRLAAEEGIFVGISAGATAAAALRVAESAPEGSVLLAMLPDTGERYLSTILFEGIAEGSDDDWLAAGGDTRLP, encoded by the coding sequence ATGGCCCTCTACGACAGCATCCTCGACACCGTCGGCAGCACGCCGATCGTTCGCCTGCACCGCATCGCCCCCAAGAACGTCACGCTCTACGCCAAGGTGGAATCGTTCAACCCCGGCGGTTCGGTGAAGGACCGCCTCGCCCTCGCCATCGTGCTCGACGCCGAACAGCGCGGCCTGCTCAAGCCCGGCGACACCATCGTCGAAGCGACATCCGGCAACACGGGCATCGCGCTCGCGATGGTCGCGGCCGCACGCGGCTACAAGTTCGTCGCGGTGATGTCCGATTCGTTCTCGATCGAGCGCCGCAAGCTCATGCGTGTCTACGGCGCGAGGGTGATCCTGACGCCGGCCGCGGAACGCGGCACCGGCATGGTGCGCAAGGCGAAGGAACTTGCCGACAAGCACGGCTGGTTCCTGGCGCGCCAGTTCGAGAACGAGGCAAATCCCGCCTACCACCGCAACACCACAGGCCCGGAAATCCTGCGCGATTTCGCCGGCCAGCGGCTCGATTACTTCGTCACCGGCTGGGGCACGGGCGGCACCATGACCGGCGCCGGCCAGGTGCTCAAGCTCGCGCGTCCCGGCATCAAGGTGATCGCCGCGGAACCCGCGGGTGCCGCGCTGCTGTCGGGCGATCAATGGCAGCCGCACAAGATCCAGGGCTGGACGCCGGACTTCGTGCCCGAGGTGCTCGACCGCTCGATCGCCGACGACATCCTCAAGATCGACGACGTGCTCGCCCGCGACACCGCGCGCCGCCTCGCCGCGGAGGAAGGCATCTTCGTCGGCATCTCCGCGGGCGCGACGGCCGCTGCCGCACTGCGCGTCGCGGAGTCGGCACCCGAGGGTTCGGTGCTGCTGGCCATGCTTCCCGACACCGGCGAGCGCTACCTGTCGACCATCCTGTTCGAAGGCATCGCAGAGGGTTCGGACGACGACTGGCTGGCCGCGGGCGGCGATACCCGCCTGCCCTGA
- the cysG gene encoding siroheme synthase CysG: MSATPGSTPLFPLFLDLRGRRVLVVGGGLVARRKIAALLDGGATVRVGAPELVDTVQALVDTGHVEHVRGTFDEAWLDDAWLVVAATDDRNVNRAVADAAEARRIWANVVDDAELSSVQMPARVERGPLQVAISSGGGAPMLARHLRETLETQLDESWSSLATLLTRYRRVIRARFADIAARRAFFERVIASDIGDLLRAGRERDARERLRALLADTPTQTRGRVILVGAGPGDAGLLTLRALRVLSQADVVLHDHLVGDDVLARVRRDAEFIDVGKRAGGANATSAHHDTQARIHALMLEHAQAGRTVVRLKGGDPFVFGRGGEELEALAAHGIDFEVVPGVTAALACAAYAGIPLTHREHAQSLHFVTAHAKDDGNEPDWTSLAKPRQTLAIYMGVASAKRVSARLVAHGLVASTPIAIVENGTQPTQRVVTGTLATLGALVDAHAVQSPALLIVGEVAALATSLHWFGAPPLQREPALQAAA, encoded by the coding sequence GTGTCCGCAACGCCCGGTTCCACGCCGCTGTTTCCCCTCTTCCTCGACCTCCGCGGCCGCCGGGTGCTGGTCGTGGGCGGGGGCCTCGTGGCGCGGCGGAAGATCGCAGCGCTGCTCGACGGCGGGGCGACGGTGCGGGTCGGCGCGCCGGAGCTCGTCGACACCGTGCAGGCCCTGGTCGACACCGGGCACGTCGAACACGTGCGCGGGACATTCGATGAGGCCTGGCTCGACGACGCCTGGCTCGTCGTTGCCGCGACGGACGATCGCAACGTCAATCGTGCCGTGGCCGACGCCGCGGAAGCACGCCGCATCTGGGCGAATGTGGTCGACGACGCGGAGCTCTCCAGCGTGCAGATGCCGGCGCGCGTCGAACGTGGCCCGCTGCAGGTCGCGATCTCCAGCGGCGGCGGCGCGCCGATGCTCGCGCGCCATCTGCGCGAGACCCTGGAAACGCAGCTCGACGAAAGCTGGTCGTCGCTGGCGACGCTGCTGACGCGCTATCGCCGCGTGATCCGCGCGCGCTTCGCCGACATCGCCGCACGCCGCGCGTTCTTCGAGCGCGTGATCGCAAGCGACATCGGCGACCTACTGCGTGCCGGCCGGGAGCGCGATGCACGCGAGCGCCTGCGCGCACTGCTCGCCGACACACCGACGCAGACCCGTGGCCGCGTCATCCTCGTCGGCGCCGGCCCGGGCGACGCCGGCCTGCTGACGCTGCGTGCCTTGCGCGTGCTGTCGCAGGCGGACGTCGTTCTGCATGACCACCTCGTTGGCGACGACGTGCTCGCCCGCGTACGTCGCGATGCAGAGTTCATCGACGTGGGCAAGCGCGCCGGCGGCGCGAACGCTACGTCCGCGCATCACGACACGCAGGCACGCATCCACGCGCTGATGCTCGAACACGCGCAGGCCGGCCGCACCGTCGTGCGATTGAAGGGCGGCGATCCGTTCGTGTTCGGACGCGGCGGCGAGGAACTCGAAGCGCTGGCCGCCCACGGCATCGACTTCGAAGTGGTGCCGGGCGTCACCGCTGCCCTCGCCTGCGCTGCCTATGCCGGCATCCCGCTGACGCACCGCGAGCACGCGCAATCGCTGCATTTCGTTACTGCGCACGCCAAGGACGACGGCAATGAGCCCGACTGGACTTCGCTCGCCAAGCCGCGACAGACGCTCGCGATCTACATGGGCGTGGCCAGCGCCAAACGCGTCTCCGCTCGGTTGGTCGCGCACGGCCTAGTCGCGTCCACACCGATCGCCATTGTGGAAAACGGCACCCAGCCGACGCAGCGGGTGGTGACGGGCACGCTCGCGACGCTGGGCGCGCTGGTCGACGCGCACGCCGTGCAGTCACCCGCGCTGCTGATCGTCGGCGAGGTGGCCGCGCTCGCCACCTCGCTGCACTGGTTCGGCGCACCGCCGCTGCAACGCGAACCCGCACTCCAGGCGGCCGCATGA
- a CDS encoding LysR family transcriptional regulator has product MTLAQLRYLVAIADSGLNITVAAERVHATQPGLSKQLKQLEDELGFLLFSRKGRSLDSITPAGQQVLAHARRLLAEAANIRAYAANVRGDAQGRLVITTTHTQARHVLPGAIAQVRQAYPQMSVHLQPSGEGEVLDLLARGEADVAVISTSGETPAGGIAVPLFRWKRVVLVPREHALASSSGVPSLDALSAFPLVSYESSVRADSSLRRAFAQRGLEPRISMTARDADLIKTYVRAGLGVGLLAEMAVGDTDLETLHALPAPAEVPECVAWAVLPRERVLRDYTLSLLTAVAPQLDRTDLRRAVAGTDDPKWPTPPAWAALRGSIAA; this is encoded by the coding sequence ATGACCCTCGCCCAACTCCGCTATCTCGTCGCCATCGCCGATTCCGGCCTCAACATCACCGTCGCCGCCGAGCGCGTGCATGCCACGCAGCCGGGGCTGTCCAAGCAGTTGAAGCAGCTCGAGGACGAGCTCGGCTTCCTGCTGTTCTCCCGCAAGGGACGTTCTCTCGACTCGATCACGCCCGCTGGCCAGCAGGTGCTGGCGCATGCGCGTCGCCTGCTCGCCGAAGCCGCGAACATCCGCGCCTACGCCGCCAATGTCCGCGGTGATGCGCAGGGCCGCCTCGTCATCACCACCACGCATACGCAGGCGCGCCACGTGCTGCCGGGTGCGATCGCGCAGGTGCGGCAGGCGTATCCGCAGATGAGCGTGCACCTGCAGCCGAGCGGCGAAGGCGAAGTGCTCGACCTGCTCGCGCGCGGCGAGGCGGATGTCGCGGTGATCAGCACGTCGGGCGAGACGCCTGCCGGCGGCATCGCCGTGCCGCTGTTCCGCTGGAAGCGCGTGGTCCTCGTGCCGCGCGAACATGCGCTGGCGTCGTCGTCCGGAGTGCCGTCGCTCGATGCGCTGTCGGCGTTTCCGTTGGTCAGCTACGAGTCTTCAGTGCGTGCGGACTCGTCGTTGCGTCGCGCGTTCGCGCAGCGCGGTCTGGAACCGCGCATCTCGATGACGGCGCGTGATGCGGATCTCATCAAGACGTACGTGCGCGCCGGACTCGGCGTCGGCCTGCTCGCCGAGATGGCGGTGGGCGACACCGACCTCGAGACGCTGCACGCGCTGCCCGCGCCGGCTGAAGTGCCCGAGTGTGTCGCGTGGGCCGTCCTGCCGCGCGAACGCGTGCTGCGCGATTACACACTGTCGCTGCTCACGGCGGTCGCACCGCAGCTCGATCGCACGGATCTGCGCCGTGCCGTCGCCGGCACCGACGATCCGAAGTGGCCGACGCCACCGGCCTGGGCCGCGCTGCGCGGCTCCATCGCCGCCTAG
- a CDS encoding YciI family protein yields MKFLCLAYGSGADWKKLTPAEQNTLLAADQRIRDRGAFISAVEEQATTVTAWDGTPKTDAHPFAMSRVPLAGFSIIEAKDVDEVVRLVADTPCARAGGAIEIRPLLDTSSH; encoded by the coding sequence ATGAAGTTCCTGTGCCTGGCTTACGGCAGTGGTGCCGACTGGAAGAAGCTCACGCCCGCCGAGCAGAACACGCTGCTCGCGGCCGACCAGCGCATCCGCGATCGCGGCGCGTTCATCTCCGCGGTTGAAGAACAGGCCACGACGGTGACCGCATGGGATGGCACGCCCAAGACCGACGCCCATCCGTTCGCGATGTCGCGCGTGCCGCTGGCGGGCTTTTCGATCATCGAAGCGAAGGACGTCGACGAAGTCGTGCGACTCGTCGCCGACACACCCTGCGCCCGCGCCGGCGGTGCGATCGAGATTCGACCCTTGCTGGACACCTCGTCGCACTGA
- a CDS encoding phosphoadenylyl-sulfate reductase: MTTPDALTAAESPRALAELNTWLATQTAEARVAWALENLSGGHALSSSFGAQAAVSLHLATAQRPDLPVILVDTGYLFPETYRFVDEMTERLSLNLHVVRPQIGIAWMEARFGRLWEQGLDGLERYNRLRKVEPMQRALRDLGVRCWIAGLRRSQARSRTDIDVLELRDGRWKLHPIADWSDRDVYDYLRKHELPYHPLWHEGYVSIGDVHTTRPLEAGMSEEDTRFFGLKRECGLHDAWGTEGRAA; the protein is encoded by the coding sequence GTGACCACGCCCGACGCACTCACTGCCGCCGAGTCCCCGCGCGCGCTCGCGGAACTCAACACGTGGCTTGCGACGCAGACTGCCGAGGCGCGCGTCGCCTGGGCGCTGGAAAACCTGTCGGGCGGCCATGCGCTGTCGTCGAGCTTCGGTGCACAGGCGGCGGTGAGCCTGCACCTCGCCACGGCACAGCGCCCCGACCTGCCGGTCATCCTCGTCGACACGGGCTATCTGTTCCCGGAGACGTACCGGTTCGTCGACGAAATGACGGAGCGACTTTCTCTCAACCTGCACGTCGTACGGCCGCAGATCGGCATCGCGTGGATGGAAGCGCGGTTCGGCCGCCTGTGGGAACAGGGCCTCGATGGGCTCGAACGCTACAACCGCCTGCGCAAGGTCGAGCCGATGCAACGTGCGCTGCGTGATCTCGGCGTGCGCTGCTGGATCGCCGGCCTTCGTCGCAGCCAGGCGCGTTCGCGCACGGACATCGACGTCCTCGAACTCCGCGACGGCCGCTGGAAGCTGCATCCGATCGCCGACTGGAGCGATCGCGACGTCTACGACTACCTCCGCAAGCACGAGCTGCCCTACCACCCGCTGTGGCACGAAGGCTATGTCTCGATCGGCGACGTGCACACCACGCGTCCGCTCGAAGCCGGCATGAGCGAAGAGGACACGCGCTTCTTTGGCCTCAAGCGCGAATGCGGCCTGCATGACGCGTGGGGGACCGAAGGCCGCGCGGCGTGA
- the cysI gene encoding assimilatory sulfite reductase (NADPH) hemoprotein subunit: protein MTAHSVEDIKKNSRALRGTLLDSLADPITGAIADDDQTLIKYHGSYQQDDRDLREERRQQKLEPAYQFMIRTRTPGGVITPSQWLKLDAIASTYAERGLRITTRQAIQFHGVVKRELKATMQAINAALVDTLAACGDVNRNVAIAANPLQSDVHATVYATAAALSDHLLPNTRAYHEIWLDEERIAGTPEQDPIYGEAYLPRKFKIGFAMPPTNDVDVFAQDLGFIAVIEGGRLAGYNVAVGGGMGATHGDPETYPRIADVIGFVAPHDVIATAVAVVTTQRDWGNRAQRKRARLKYTIDDRGLDALKAEVERRAGFALAPARSFRFDHNGDRFGWVDGHDGRAHLTLRILSGRLQDGTDGALQTGVREIAQLLQDIDGAQLRLTPNQNLVVANVDAAHRAQVDALVAAHGLDTHARATPSRLAAIACVALPTCGLAMAEAERYLPSFIDTFEALLDRHGLCDAPIHLRISGCPNGCSRPYLGEVALVGKAPGRYALRLGADHRGQRLNTTYRENVDQTGIVEALDPLLARYAAERLPAERFGDFLVRARVIDPPRPIAIALQEAAA from the coding sequence ATGACCGCTCATTCGGTCGAAGACATCAAGAAGAACAGCCGTGCACTGCGCGGCACATTGCTCGACAGCCTCGCCGACCCGATAACTGGCGCGATCGCCGACGACGACCAGACGCTGATCAAGTACCACGGCAGCTATCAGCAGGACGATCGCGACCTGCGCGAAGAGCGCCGCCAGCAGAAGCTCGAGCCCGCCTACCAGTTCATGATCCGCACGCGCACGCCGGGCGGCGTGATCACGCCGTCGCAGTGGTTGAAGCTCGACGCGATCGCATCGACCTACGCCGAGCGCGGGCTTCGTATCACCACGCGACAGGCGATCCAGTTCCACGGCGTCGTGAAGCGCGAACTCAAGGCGACGATGCAGGCGATCAATGCGGCGCTGGTCGACACGCTCGCCGCCTGCGGCGACGTCAATCGCAACGTGGCGATCGCGGCGAATCCGTTGCAGTCCGACGTGCACGCCACCGTCTATGCAACGGCCGCCGCGCTGTCCGACCACCTGCTGCCCAACACGCGCGCCTACCACGAGATCTGGCTGGACGAGGAACGCATCGCCGGCACGCCGGAACAAGACCCGATCTACGGGGAAGCCTATCTGCCGCGCAAGTTCAAGATCGGGTTCGCGATGCCGCCGACCAATGACGTGGATGTGTTCGCCCAGGACCTCGGCTTCATCGCGGTGATCGAGGGCGGTCGCCTCGCCGGCTACAACGTGGCCGTCGGCGGTGGCATGGGTGCAACGCATGGCGATCCGGAGACGTATCCACGCATCGCCGACGTGATCGGCTTCGTCGCGCCGCACGACGTTATCGCGACAGCGGTGGCGGTGGTGACCACGCAGCGCGACTGGGGCAATCGCGCGCAGCGCAAACGCGCACGACTCAAGTACACGATCGACGATCGTGGTCTCGATGCGCTCAAGGCGGAGGTCGAACGTCGTGCCGGCTTCGCGCTGGCGCCGGCACGCAGCTTCCGTTTCGACCACAACGGCGACCGTTTCGGCTGGGTCGACGGCCATGACGGACGTGCGCATCTGACCCTTCGCATCCTGTCGGGTCGCCTCCAGGACGGCACTGACGGCGCGCTGCAGACCGGCGTGCGCGAGATCGCCCAGCTCCTTCAGGACATCGACGGCGCCCAGCTGCGCCTCACGCCAAACCAGAACCTGGTCGTCGCCAACGTCGACGCCGCGCATCGCGCGCAGGTGGACGCACTGGTCGCCGCGCACGGACTCGACACCCACGCACGCGCGACGCCATCGCGCCTTGCCGCCATCGCCTGTGTCGCACTGCCGACCTGCGGGCTGGCGATGGCGGAGGCCGAGCGCTACCTGCCCTCGTTCATCGACACCTTCGAAGCGCTGCTCGATCGCCACGGCCTGTGCGACGCGCCGATCCACCTGCGCATCAGCGGCTGCCCCAACGGGTGCTCGCGCCCCTATCTCGGCGAAGTCGCGCTCGTGGGCAAAGCGCCGGGCCGATACGCGCTGCGGCTGGGCGCGGACCATCGCGGCCAGCGGCTCAACACGACATATCGGGAGAACGTGGACCAAACCGGCATCGTCGAAGCGCTAGATCCGCTGCTCGCACGCTACGCCGCCGAGCGCCTGCCCGCCGAACGCTTCGGTGATTTCCTCGTGCGCGCGCGCGTGATCGACCCGCCGCGCCCCATCGCGATCGCATTGCAGGAGGCGGCCGCGTGA